CGCCTGTTCAAAGCGTTACAGACCTATAGTGAAAGCAACTTTGTCCAACGGATCGTTGCTTTAAGAGGCTGGAGGAAGATAATTAGAGACATTATGCCCAAGGGAGGCTGCGTCTTCTGCGAGAATATCGCCTACACAGCAAGGTACTATATCCGTGCTCTTCTTGATGCACTGGCTTATCCAGATGTGCGAGACCTCTATAGAAGGTCTCCAGGACTATGCATGCCACACTTCTTTCAAGCGCTTGAGCTACTTGACGAAAAATACGCACCTCAACTTAAAGAAATCTTAGAGGTTCAGATAGAGCATCTGGAGCAATTGAAGAAGGATTTTGAGGAATTTTTCAGAAAGGAGGACTATCGTTTCTCCCTTGAACCCAAGGGCAAAGAGCAACTTGCATGGCTTCGGGCAATGAAAATATTCTCAGGAGAGACATAGATACGACCTTGAAGCAGACTCAAAATGGGATAGGGATTAAAGAAATAAGGTTTCTTCTATGGGTTTCGATGCCTATGATTGTTAGTCCTCAAGTCTACTTCCCTCTCCCTCAAGCCCCAGGCTTACGTCACAAAAATAGAGAACGCTCATATATGGTTGGTAGTAGGTCATTTTCCTCTCATTTAACGTGCCGGTCTCCCGTTAACTACTCCTATCCAGATATGAGCGATAGAGAAATGGTGCGGGGGGTGGGATTTGAACCCACGAACGGCTGACCGAGCAGATCTTGAGTCTAGGCGTCGCTCTGCCCCCTTTTGTCGCCTACCTCAAGGGCTTTGACCTGGCTCGGGTTGGGGGTTCTTCACTAACCCCCGCGCCCCCCGCCTATAATCCCCTCTCCTCTACTCTGATTTAAACTGCTTCTATCTTTTTGGCGTAAATGCGGTCATTATTACGATGATTATTAGGAGAGCGACGAAGAAGATGGTGTATATTCTTGAGAGGCGTTTAGCTCGCTGCTGGCTCTTTATTTCGCTTTCTCTGCATTCGTTGGAGCAGTAGGTCTTTCCTACCGGTATGGCTTTGCCACACACCTTGCAGTGGGTGTGCGGAGGTATCTGGGTTTTTTGCTGTGACATCTCCACTCAGCCTACGATTAGCGTCCCTATATCTCTACCTCTCAACGTCTCTCTGATGGCTTCTACGCTGCATCGGATGATTCGTGTAGGTATCTTAGACCTCTCTATGATCTTGAGCGCGAGAGGGTCCATCAGCTCGTAGGTTCCAGCATATATCTCACCCTCCAATATGCGCCTCAACTCAACCACACTAATCTCTCTAAGCAGCTTCGCATCAGAGTACCTCCTAGGATCCTTATCGTAGACCCCCTCAACATCAGTAGCGTTCACAAAGAGAGATGCTGAAAGGCGTTCAGCGAGGAGCGCAGCTACCGCGTTTGTGCTCTGCCCAGGCTGGAAGCCGCCAGCAACAACCACTCTGCCTGTAAAAGACGCTTTAACCGCCTCATCTAACGTATGTGGCGGGTAAGGGTAGGCTGATTGGCC
This genomic stretch from Nitrososphaerota archaeon harbors:
- a CDS encoding DUF2116 family Zn-ribbon domain-containing protein, whose translation is MSQQKTQIPPHTHCKVCGKAIPVGKTYCSNECRESEIKSQQRAKRLSRIYTIFFVALLIIIVIMTAFTPKR
- the pyrH gene encoding UMP kinase, whose translation is MKKRVILKLTGSLFDRGSEEVKAVAQVIRDSIKEAEIPAVITGGGEAARRYIDYAKNLGADQSTLDEFGTDVARINAKLLIVALGQSAYPYPPHTLDEAVKASFTGRVVVAGGFQPGQSTNAVAALLAERLSASLFVNATDVEGVYDKDPRRYSDAKLLREISVVELRRILEGEIYAGTYELMDPLALKIIERSKIPTRIIRCSVEAIRETLRGRDIGTLIVG